The Anabrus simplex isolate iqAnaSimp1 chromosome 1, ASM4041472v1, whole genome shotgun sequence genome window below encodes:
- the LOC136879319 gene encoding cuticle protein 67-like codes for FQVVILAAVLAVANAGYLGAPAAVGYAAAPAYAAPAYAAPAYGHSYATPAITAQHSNILRTPGNLGQISTYSKSINTPYSSVSKSDVRVSNDALAYPAVAHAAPLGYAAPAVHAAPALGYAAPAVHAAPAVAHAGLLGVAYSAAPAVAHMTYSNGLGLSYAW; via the coding sequence TTTCAGGTTGTAATCCTCGCCGCTGTGCTGGCTGTTGCTAACGCTGGCTACCTGGGCGCTCCTGCCGCCGTGGGTTACGCTGCTGCCCCTGCATATGCTGCCCCCGCATACGCCGCCCCTGCCTATGGCCATTCTTACGCTACCCCCGCCATCACTGCCCAGCATTCCAACATCCTGAGGACTCCCGGTAACCTGGGACAGATCTCCACCTACTCCAAGTCCATCAACACTCCTTACTCCAGTGTCAGCAAGTCTGATGTCCGTGTGAGCAACGACGCTCTTGCCTACCCTGCCGTCGCCCATGCCGCTCCTCTGGGCTATGCCGCCCCCGCTGTGCATGCCGCTCCTGCCCTGGGCTATGCTGCCCCCGCTGTACATGCTGCTCCTGCTGTTGCTCATGCCGGTCTCCTCGGAGTCGCTTACTCTGCCGCCCCCGCCGTCGCTCACATGACCTACAGCAACGGTCTTGGTCTCAGCTATGCCTGGTGA